From Virgibacillus natechei, the proteins below share one genomic window:
- a CDS encoding ImmA/IrrE family metallo-endopeptidase: MNYTITEDCIRELYRSLKISDAGQLEINNIADKLDLKVCYANVSFRFENIIVLKSSNKEREWQEFGHELAHYLGHTGNQAKMYYMFRDLQEDQANHFAYHFCVPTFMLQKERNLTVYRIMNLFNVEYEFAFNRLEMYERKMIDAGVYNQAR, from the coding sequence ATGAATTATACAATTACGGAAGATTGTATTCGTGAGTTGTACAGGTCATTAAAAATTAGTGACGCTGGTCAGTTAGAAATAAACAATATAGCAGATAAATTAGATTTGAAAGTTTGTTATGCAAATGTCAGTTTTCGTTTTGAAAATATCATTGTTCTCAAAAGTTCAAATAAAGAAAGAGAGTGGCAGGAATTTGGTCATGAATTGGCCCATTATTTAGGACATACTGGAAATCAAGCAAAGATGTATTATATGTTTCGTGATTTGCAGGAGGATCAGGCCAATCATTTTGCTTATCATTTTTGCGTACCTACTTTCATGCTACAAAAAGAAAGGAATTTAACAGTATATAGAATCATGAATCTATTTAATGTAGAGTATGAATTCGCTTTCAATAGATTAGAGATGTACGAAAGGAAGATGATCGATGCAGGGGTCTATAATCAAGCGAGGTAA